The nucleotide sequence TTCTAATCTGGACGTGCCCTTCGGAATCACCCACGCTACACCGTTCAGTAAGGCGGCGTCCCACATGATCTCAAAATGCTTGGCTGAATTTCTATTGGCGCCATAGATTCGGCCGTTCCAGGCGTCGCTCATGACGACCTCACCATCGGCGAGAAGCTACAGAGGCTGGGCACCCGCCGTCCACCAAACGACATCCTTCTTGATCGTGTCGAGTTTCTTGAAGGCACGATCAACGCCGTCTGACGTGCGAAGAATCCTGTAGACGTCCTTGATGGGCACTCCGTCGGCAATCAGAGCCCATTCCAGAGGGGGACTCTTATAGAGGCCCCTCTTACCGGGGAATTTCTTTAGATCGAAGAAATCGGCGATGGTCTTCGGGCCGTTCGGTAGCCTGTCTCTGTCATAAGCAACGACGGTGGCTGAGGCGCTGACTGGCACCCCACAATCTGTGTTGGTGCCCTCGAACTTGGTTCGGTCAAAACCCAGCTTTTTCCAATCGATTCTCTCGATTGTACCTTCTGCGCACAATTGCTCGACCTGCGACTCGCTGGCCCAGACCACGTCCCAGTTCACGGTCTTGGTGTCAACCATGGCGCGGATTTTCGCATTAGTATAATCGTACTCAGCTTCAGTGATCTTTATTCCGGTCGTCTTCGAGAAGGGCTCGAAAACGACTTTGCGTAGGACCTGTTGGAAGCCCCCGCCCCCAGCGGTGACCGTGAGTTGATCACCTGCAAAGGCTGGATTCGCTAGCGGCGCGAGCACGACCGCTGTCAAGCCTATTACGATCAAGGCGCTTGCAGTCGTCGATGACGTCCTCATGGTCTACTCTCTCCCTTCTAGCCACCACCACAATGGAGGCGGCGCAGCCAAAGACCACACCCAAGCTGCTCGACCGGAGTTTCAGCAGGCGGGTCGAGCGCCCCCTTCCATGGTCATGTGCGGAAAGAGAGCGTAGTTCTGGAACAGCATGCCGATGTCGCGCTTGTGCGGCGGCACGTTCCCAATCGAGCGCCCGGCTAGCAGGATCAAGCCATGGGTGGGTGCCTCAAAGCCGGCCATCATCATGAGGGGCGTCATCTTGCCGGAGCGGAAGGCCTCAGCATCGTCAGAAACTCGCCCCGCGAGATCTCAAAGTTGAGATTCTTAACGACGAACGTCTTGCCGTCATAAGTCTTCTGATGAACATTGGAAAACTTGATGAAGGCATCGTTCGTGCCTGGCATGGCCCGTCCCCCCGTCCTGGCGCTCCCACTGCTACCAGCGCGTCGACACGCGTACCACCAGCCATCTGACAGCATTTGTGGAGGACGAGGACGCACTCTGAGACGGCTACGGTTCGCCAAGCGATTCATCGGTCCTCTCGCCCGCGCTGTGACCGATAGACGGCTCTTATCTTTTGCAAAATGCTAGTGCATTAATCGAGCTGATTTCCGTCGAAGTGGCGACTTCAGAAGTCGAACTTCTGCGGCAATCTGACAAACTCGAAGGTTTATCCCAGTTTCATCCGTTGGACGAAGTGCTGGGCGAGGAGATACGAAGGACGAGGCCTTTCTGGAGCAGGGACTTGCACTTGCCGTCGACCCTTTTCGTGCGCGCGAATTTTTCGGTTTGGCGCTTGTTTGTGCAACGCGCGGTATCGACCGTCAACGGTAGAAAGATTCTATGAGAACATGCGCAGTCGCTCCGCGACTCAAGCACTCATTCTGCAGACTGGCTCGATACCAACGCGCCGCGGACCACGCTGGACAACCTCAAGAAGCTGACTCCTGTCTTCAAGTGCGACGGCTAGCTGAAGGACGGAAATACATCGCTGCCGCTCACGCGCACATGAGGATCACCACCACGGGCGCTGGAAACCGGACCCCGCTCAGTTGATCCATTAAGAACAGAGAGGGTCCTGGGGCCGCGCCAAAGCCGTGAGGACACACTATCCGGCTTGCGATGGCAGGAGAGGAAGGTGACTGCATGCCGTGCGGGGGGCAACGCTTTCTCGGCTATCAGATCGCAGTCGCTTGGATGTGTATCCGGTTCTCATAGAAAAAAAGGCGGCACCGCTGGCATCCTCTCGTTCTGCGCTCATCTTAAGGGCCCGGCAGGGCAACCGTCGATACGGGCGCGACTTTCGCGCGCGACGAGTTTGTCGCTCTCCACCAATCTGAAGGAGCCTCCTGTTAGCGCCCTTTGAAACGGGGCTTTCTTTTTTCTCGAAACGCTGCAATCCCCTCCTTGTAGTCCTCAGTCATGCTGGTCAGCACCAACTGATCTACATCCATATGGCTCGTGAGATCATCAAGCGCGCCGGAAAGACGATTGACGGTTTGCTTGGTCATAGCGACCGGAATTGGTGGCTGCGCGGCAATCTTCTCGGCGAGTTGCGTGGCCGCGTGAAAACTCGCACCGGGCTCCGTTACCTGCTCCACGATCCCCCAGTCGTACGCCTCATCCGCGGAGATGCGCCGGTCGGCGAGAATGATCGCCTGCTTTGTGCGGGACGGACCGATTAATTGCAGCATCCGCGGGATGGTCTGCCAACTCATGTTCATGCCTAGCCCGATCTCAGGCACGCGCATGTGGGCGTCTCGCGCCATGATACGGAAGTCGAGAGCGACAGCAAGCGCGAGGGCTCCTCCGATACAAAATCCTTCGATCGCGGCGATCGTCACCTGCTCCATTTCGTACCAAGCGCGGGTGAGTCGAGGTCCGGTCCGGAGCTGACGCCGCAGCGCAGCTACGTCCGGAACTCCACGCGAACCACCGCTTTTCATATCTGCGCCAGCACTGAAGGACTTCCCGCCGGTCAAAATTACGACTGAGGTTTCCGGGTCGTCATCAAACGTTCGAGCAGCTTTCGTCAGCTCTCGAATTGCGTCCTCGGAAAGCGCGTTGATGCGATCACCACGGTCGAACCGTACGACTGCTATACGTCCCTGCGGACCGAGCCCTTTCTCGATCTTTACGAAATCCGCCGAGTCTTCATCCTTGGAGCTTTCCGGCATCTGCTTCTCCCTTAAGGGCCGACTGCGGTCATGTTTCCAAAGAGGACCGGCCTCGATCAGGCTTGGCCTTCGGTCAGCTTCATACGGGCAATTCGCTCGTCGCGGAGTTGTGTCCGGCGAACTTTGCCAGCCTCGTTGCGCAGGGGCTCTGCGACAAACTCTATGGTGCGCGGGCGCTTATAGGTCACCAGTCGCTTGGCCAGATGCGCCAACAAGGCATCGGCCGTTAGGCCTGGGCGAGCCTGGACGATCGCGTGGATGGCCGAGCCCATGTCCTCGTGCGGAAGGCCGACAACGGCGCTGGACATCACCAGGGGGTGCTCGTCGATTGCGGCCTCGACCTCTGCCGGATAGACGTTAGCGCCGCCGACCAGAATCATGTCAGTGCGCCTGTCAGCCAAGTAGAGATAGCCTTCTTCGTCGAAGTGCCCGATGTCGCCGAGGCTTTCCCAGCCGCCGGGAAGCGTGCGGGCTGTAGCGCCGCGGTACTGGTATGTGGGCGGCGCCCCCTCGGGCGGGCGCATGTAGATCTCGCCCACCTCTCTTGGCGGCAACATGTTTCCATCATCGTCGAATGCCTTCATTTCACCTTCGCTTACACGCCCTACAGAGCCGCGGTGAGCGAGCCATTCGCGTCCGGTGATGGCGGTCCAAGCCTGGGCCTCCGAGCCGCCATAGAGCTCCATGATCACGTCAGGCCCAAGCCAACCGATGAAGGCTTCCTTGAGCCACGGCGGGCAGGGCGCAGCGAAGTGCCAGAGCGTTTTGAGTGATGATAGATCGTAGCGGGTCCGCCTCTCTTCCGGCAGTCGCCAGATTCGACTCATCATCGTGGGCACTAGATAGACCCAGGTTGCTCTGCGCCGCTCGATCTCGGCCAACACACCTTCCGCGTCGAAGCGCGGCATCAACACCAATTCGGAGCCGTAAACTAACGCCGTCAGGGCGCACCCAAGCGGCCCACCATGATAAAGGGGCGCAGGTATCAGCACCGTCTCGCTCCGCCCGAAACGCCAGAAGTCAGGAATCTCCGGCTCAACCCGGGCCAGACCAGGCGAGCCGGACAGGACCAGCTTCGGCCGGCCGGTCGAGCCGCCCGAGGTCAACGCAATCTTGACCGGCGCCACCCGTGGCACCAGTGGCCGGTCATCATCAGAAAGCGCGAGAAGGTCCTCCACCGTCACGCGCCGCCGGTCGGTCTCCAGGTCCGCCAATGCGATCACCACCGGCGAGTCAGCCAAGTCGACTATCGCCTTCAATTCAGCGGCGGGCAATCGGAAGGAAACCGGTTGCGGCGTCGCGCCCAGCTTCCAGATACCCCAGCAGGCCTCGATGAAGTTGATCCCGTTCGGAAGGCCAATTGTGACCAGATCACCGTGCTTGACGCCTAGTTGCTCCAAGGCGCGGGCGATGCGGTTCGCCCTCGCTTCCAACTGGCCCCACGTGAGAGTTGCTTCGCCACAACTGACTGCCGAGACGTACGGCGTCGCCTGGGCGCGGCGGGACAGCTTCTCGCCCAACGGGATCATGTCTTCAGTCATTGTCAAAGCGTCTTCCGTATAAACGTCTGTTCAATTCAGCCACCTTCGTGTGAGCAATTCGCCTGCCCCCCGTGGCTTCAAAACAAATTAGCTCGTCTAGCAGACGAAAATCGCCAATTGCGCCAGACCGGTGCAGGTATCAGGCGCCATTTCCTGATTCGGCGCAGGAGGTCATCGTAGAGAGAAATCAGAGGTGCGCGAGCATTGACGGTACAAAGGACATTGGAAGTTCGCATACATCAACTGAGCGCAAACACGCGCTGGTACACTCATCCCGACATGCGCTTTGACGCCATGATGGATCTGTCGATATCAGACCACGGTCGATCGACCAGACTGGCTCTCTTGGCGCGCGCGCGCCGCGCGTTGCGCGGCCCAGTGCAAAGCACGCGAGCACCCGGATGCCGCGCAGGCGCTCCGAGCGTCGTCGCAGCAGTTCGATTGTGCTAAGCAGTGATTGTGGGGCTGATCTCCTCCCGGATGCCGGAAAACATTTTGGCAAAGTGCGCTGCTCGGCGCTAGCCACCGAAAAGAGCCACGACCACCGAGGACGTGGGGAAAGCAAAGAGCAACAGGAGATCATACCGGGAAGTATGAGCGGCAGGGTGAACTTGAAGAAAGCCTTGATTGGCGTGGCCCCAAGGCCGGCGGCCGCAAGCGTCAGCGAGTGGTCGAACCCAGTCAATCTTGCGGTCACGGTAATCACGAGGGTAGCCAGTGTGGTGTGCGCCCGGATCAGCCCTGTATAGGTGTTTACCCCGACCTCAGGGTAGAAGAAATACACTACCGCGGTAATCACGACCGGCACGACCATAGGCGAGATCAACAGTCATCAAGAGATTGGTCGATCTGGTGGCAGGGTCGCAAGAAGATGAGCCACCGGGAAGTCCAGCAGAAGCGTCGCGATAGTCATATCGATGCTAATGCCGAGCGTTCGCCAAAACCATCACGGAATATCGCGTTCTCGTGCGGCGAGGCAACAACCTGACCGTTGGGGCCATACTGGAAGTCCACCGAGCGCAGGAGGTAGTAGGCGCTCTGTTCCGAGGTCCCACGCTTGAGGAGGCTCCATATGTCGTGCTGCATGGTCACCGTTGAAACCATATGTGGTGGTCAGTTCCTGGCCCGGCGCCCGTGACGAATACGGAGTCGACACACCAGCAACGCTTAGGCTTTGGTAGGCTCCGGCCAAGCTTGCCCCTCCGGACATCGCGATTTCAGAATCAAGTTAGGTGGCGTTTGGGTGCAACCCCACGATCGGCAGCTGTATAGCTTCAGAACCATCGTATCGGGCTTTGAACGACGTGGGTCGGCTCCAAGCGGACGAGTCCCCTTCTGCATTTCGGGCAATATGAAACGTTTTCCTTTCGCGGGCGTCTACCTACCTGCCGTCCTGAACATCGTCGACGCGGACGCAGGTGCCGGTCACGAAGTCGGATGACGGCGAGACCAGGAACAGCAAAGTGCTGTCGAGTTGCGCCGGGTTGCCGATGCGCGGCCGTGGAAATCCCTTCGTGATGTCACCCACGCGTTGCAGCATGCCATCCATCATTTCAGATGAAAACGCACCCGGCGCGATCGCGTTGACATTGATGTTGAATTTCGCCCATTCGACCGCGAGCGCCTCGCTCATTCGCACGACGGCGGCCTTGCTGATCGAATAAAGCGCAGCCCCGTTGCCGCCATAAGCATAGGCCGACGACGACGCGATGTTGACAATGCGGCCCGGAAGTTTTGCGGCGATCAATCGCCGTGCGACCTCGCAGGACAATACGTAGGGCGCTCGAACATTCGTGTCTAGCACGCGATCAATCAAGTCTATCGACATCTTGGTCGCGCGCTGCGCGTCTGGAATACCCGCATTGTTAACAAGGATTGTCACTGGACCGAGTTGGCGCTCTGCTTCCGCGACAACCTTGGTCAGCTGATCGGCATCCGTCACATCGAGTTGCAGCGGTATGGCCTTGCCACCAGCCACGCTAATCTCGGCCGCGATGCTCTCGAGTCTCTCGAGCCGCCGTGCCGTCAATGCCACTTGTGCCCCGCATCGTGCGAGCGCCTTGGCAAACCTCACACCAAGCCCCGACGATGCTCCGGTCACCAGCGCGGTCTGCCCCTTCAAATCGATGGAAAAATTCGGCAGCGGGAAATCCATGGTGCTCACTTTCTTTTATGACGTCGGGTAATTGGGATCGTATGCACTCAGACTTGAATCGATGGCCTCACCAAGCGTAACGCAAATGTACAGCACCATCGAGTAGACAACCGTCGGGCGACATTAATCCGCGAACATCTTGATCGGTGACTATTGTGGAGTTTGGGCGGAGAAGCTCTGTGCAAACTCCTGACATCGCCTTCATGCCGCTGGAGACTTCTCACTCATTCTCCGAGGGAGACGGCGAGGATAACGAAAGTCCCCGCCACCACCATCTCTTCGTTGAGCCTTACTTCGAGAGCCAGGCCGTAAAGCGCTGACGGAGTTCATCGCCCTTCTCACTCCAAAAACTTGAGCCGATCCGCAGAGCATTACCCATATGGTTATTCGGAAGGTGAGGCTGAACCGCCGGATCAACGAGCGCGATCGTATCCTTGTTGGTCGGGCCATAAGCGGTATTGTTTACCACGTCGGCTTGCGCCTGAGGCGAACTTGCAAAGGCGATGAACCTGTACGCGTTATCCAATCTCGGCGTGCCTTTGGGAATTATCCAACCGTTCCCATTCAATACCGCGGCGTCCCACATGATCTCAAAGTGCTTGCCGGAGTTCTTGACCGCATCATAGACTCGGCCGTGCCAGGCGTCAGTCATGACGACCTGACCATCGGCGAGAAGCTGCATCGGCTGTGCGCCAGCCGTCCACCAGACGATGTCCTTCTTGATCGTGTCGAGCTTTTTGAAAGCGCGATCAATTCCCTCTGGCGTGTTGAGCACCTTATAGACATCTTTGGGGGGCACGCCGTCGGCGATCAATGCCCATTCGACGGGGGCACTCTTGTATAAACCCCTCTTGCCGGGGAATTTCTTCAGATCGAAAAAATCGGCAATCGTTTTTGGGCCATTCGGAAGCTTATCCCTATCATAGACAACGATCGTGGTAGAGTCGACGATTGGGACCCCACACTCTGTGTAGTCGCCCTCGAACTTGGTCCGATCAAGGCCGAGCCTCTTCCAGTCGATCGTCTCAATGGTCCCCTCAGCACACAATTGCTGGACTTGCGCTTCGCTGGCGTAGACCACGTCCCAGCTCACGGTCTTGGTTTCGACCATGGCGCGAATCTTGGCGTTGCTGTAGTCGTACTCGGCTTCCGTGATCTTGATCCCGCTCGTCTTCGAGAATGGATCGAAGATGACTTTGCGCAGGACCTGCTGGAAGGACCCGCCCCCAGCGGTGA is from Bradyrhizobium xenonodulans and encodes:
- a CDS encoding SDR family NAD(P)-dependent oxidoreductase; translation: MDFPLPNFSIDLKGQTALVTGASSGLGVRFAKALARCGAQVALTARRLERLESIAAEISVAGGKAIPLQLDVTDADQLTKVVAEAERQLGPVTILVNNAGIPDAQRATKMSIDLIDRVLDTNVRAPYVLSCEVARRLIAAKLPGRIVNIASSSAYAYGGNGAALYSISKAAVVRMSEALAVEWAKFNINVNAIAPGAFSSEMMDGMLQRVGDITKGFPRPRIGNPAQLDSTLLFLVSPSSDFVTGTCVRVDDVQDGR
- a CDS encoding enoyl-CoA hydratase/isomerase family protein; protein product: MPESSKDEDSADFVKIEKGLGPQGRIAVVRFDRGDRINALSEDAIRELTKAARTFDDDPETSVVILTGGKSFSAGADMKSGGSRGVPDVAALRRQLRTGPRLTRAWYEMEQVTIAAIEGFCIGGALALAVALDFRIMARDAHMRVPEIGLGMNMSWQTIPRMLQLIGPSRTKQAIILADRRISADEAYDWGIVEQVTEPGASFHAATQLAEKIAAQPPIPVAMTKQTVNRLSGALDDLTSHMDVDQLVLTSMTEDYKEGIAAFREKRKPRFKGR
- a CDS encoding ABC transporter substrate-binding protein, encoding MRTSLMIASGVAVIGLTAGVFAATTPALADEQLTVTAGGGSFQQVLRKVIFDPFSKTSGIKITEAEYDYSNAKIRAMVETKTVSWDVVYASEAQVQQLCAEGTIETIDWKRLGLDRTKFEGDYTECGVPIVDSTTIVVYDRDKLPNGPKTIADFFDLKKFPGKRGLYKSAPVEWALIADGVPPKDVYKVLNTPEGIDRAFKKLDTIKKDIVWWTAGAQPMQLLADGQVVMTDAWHGRVYDAVKNSGKHFEIMWDAAVLNGNGWIIPKGTPRLDNAYRFIAFASSPQAQADVVNNTAYGPTNKDTIALVDPAVQPHLPNNHMGNALRIGSSFWSEKGDELRQRFTAWLSK
- a CDS encoding AMP-binding protein is translated as MTEDMIPLGEKLSRRAQATPYVSAVSCGEATLTWGQLEARANRIARALEQLGVKHGDLVTIGLPNGINFIEACWGIWKLGATPQPVSFRLPAAELKAIVDLADSPVVIALADLETDRRRVTVEDLLALSDDDRPLVPRVAPVKIALTSGGSTGRPKLVLSGSPGLARVEPEIPDFWRFGRSETVLIPAPLYHGGPLGCALTALVYGSELVLMPRFDAEGVLAEIERRRATWVYLVPTMMSRIWRLPEERRTRYDLSSLKTLWHFAAPCPPWLKEAFIGWLGPDVIMELYGGSEAQAWTAITGREWLAHRGSVGRVSEGEMKAFDDDGNMLPPREVGEIYMRPPEGAPPTYQYRGATARTLPGGWESLGDIGHFDEEGYLYLADRRTDMILVGGANVYPAEVEAAIDEHPLVMSSAVVGLPHEDMGSAIHAIVQARPGLTADALLAHLAKRLVTYKRPRTIEFVAEPLRNEAGKVRRTQLRDERIARMKLTEGQA